In a single window of the Leptospira sanjuanensis genome:
- a CDS encoding esterase/lipase family protein, translating into MKFIFWTMLLSFSLLSCATYSTSVYSQFEQEKLVNRSGVSSNKLSLLTTRYLKSNDLFEKFERDPLVVIYDLDNLLLAHKSRELSYFLSELCYLTGNEMDREDPQFAKMYASALVYAYTYLFDKKASPAPDPFSAEFRFALLTYNRSLAQLVRYAKKNRKLASITDLNLPLIRGTLEMIGAETESAWSPQNFLQVEVAYDYRVKGFSNHISKYGIGTPLILNRKFPEDGSHTERTKYEFIAGVGQAYPATAFLSLEESYLGNRDLMNLKAKIHVYDPVFRDRIQLDGMDLPLESDTTTPLAYMLTIAQQRDDLLSVFDGETAITRKGLYLVYPYHKKKIPVVFLHGLASSPFIWFPMINELLSDPAIKEKYQFCVYWYPTAMPMVFSAADFRETLYDLRKTYDPKNENKNFDRAVLIGHSMGGLVAKLAVTESSVEEWMAAAEIPHSVFDSLNEESRKEIKKVLEFKPVPFVKRAVFIATPHRGSNLAEGIFGTIARFVFRLPKEVLKKIEYGYAFLNATHKKGELVAGVYGVDGLAPKSLFMKVTGNLKPQVKFHSIIGNSKLADLDWISDSVVPYESSHLDHPESEMLIESEHSVQNHLPTFLEVKRILKEHAKEN; encoded by the coding sequence ATGAAATTTATTTTTTGGACGATGCTCCTTTCGTTTTCTTTACTGAGTTGCGCCACGTATTCCACTTCCGTTTATTCCCAATTCGAACAGGAAAAACTCGTCAACAGAAGCGGCGTTTCCTCGAACAAACTCAGCCTACTTACGACTCGGTATTTAAAAAGCAACGATCTCTTCGAAAAATTCGAACGCGATCCGTTAGTCGTCATCTACGATTTGGACAACCTACTTCTCGCACACAAGTCGAGAGAACTCTCCTACTTCCTTTCCGAACTCTGTTACCTAACCGGAAACGAAATGGATAGGGAAGATCCTCAGTTCGCAAAGATGTATGCGTCCGCTTTGGTTTACGCGTACACCTATCTGTTCGATAAGAAGGCAAGTCCCGCTCCCGATCCGTTTTCGGCGGAATTCCGATTCGCGCTTCTTACTTACAACCGATCGCTCGCACAGCTGGTTCGTTATGCGAAAAAGAACCGCAAACTTGCAAGCATCACCGACTTAAACCTTCCTTTGATCCGGGGGACCCTGGAGATGATCGGTGCGGAAACCGAATCCGCTTGGAGTCCGCAGAATTTCCTGCAAGTGGAAGTCGCCTACGACTATCGCGTCAAAGGGTTTTCCAATCACATCAGCAAATACGGAATCGGAACGCCTCTGATTCTAAACCGGAAGTTCCCCGAAGACGGATCGCATACGGAACGGACCAAATACGAATTCATCGCCGGAGTCGGACAAGCGTATCCCGCAACCGCGTTCCTTAGTTTAGAGGAATCTTATTTAGGAAATCGTGATTTAATGAATCTGAAAGCGAAGATTCATGTCTACGATCCCGTGTTTCGGGATCGCATTCAGTTGGACGGAATGGATCTTCCTTTGGAAAGTGATACGACCACTCCGCTCGCCTACATGCTGACGATCGCGCAACAACGCGACGATCTGCTTTCCGTTTTTGACGGAGAAACGGCGATCACGAGAAAAGGTTTGTATCTCGTTTATCCCTATCACAAGAAAAAAATTCCGGTCGTGTTTCTGCACGGACTCGCTTCTTCTCCGTTCATTTGGTTTCCGATGATCAACGAACTTCTGTCCGATCCCGCCATCAAGGAGAAGTATCAATTCTGCGTTTATTGGTATCCGACCGCGATGCCCATGGTTTTTTCCGCGGCGGACTTTAGAGAAACGTTATATGATTTACGCAAAACATACGATCCTAAAAACGAAAATAAGAATTTCGATCGAGCCGTTCTGATCGGTCACAGCATGGGCGGGCTCGTCGCCAAACTCGCCGTCACCGAAAGCAGCGTGGAAGAATGGATGGCGGCCGCCGAGATCCCGCACAGCGTATTCGATTCCTTGAACGAAGAATCCCGCAAAGAAATCAAAAAGGTTCTGGAGTTCAAACCGGTTCCTTTCGTCAAAAGAGCCGTGTTCATTGCGACACCGCACCGAGGCTCCAATCTCGCGGAAGGAATTTTCGGAACCATCGCTCGGTTCGTCTTTCGGCTACCGAAGGAAGTCCTAAAAAAAATAGAGTACGGATATGCGTTCTTAAACGCGACCCACAAAAAGGGAGAATTGGTCGCCGGAGTTTACGGAGTCGACGGACTCGCACCCAAAAGTCTGTTTATGAAAGTGACCGGAAACCTGAAACCGCAGGTGAAATTCCATTCCATCATCGGAAATTCCAAACTCGCGGATCTGGATTGGATCAGCGACTCGGTGGTTCCGTATGAAAGTTCTCATCTGGATCATCCCGAATCGGAAATGTTGATCGAATCCGAGCATTCGGTTCAAAACCACTTGCCCACGTTTCTCGAAGTCAAGCGGATCCTAAAGGAACACGCGAAAGAAAATTAG
- a CDS encoding Lcl C-terminal domain-containing protein — protein sequence MRSLIRSFWISSALILISCAQADKISFDSSSNAGLLLQSGLGIIRNLGSGTAFSSFSFSAQENFLSQDYPTVINGTNITATVPYGVVARLRPTFSVSADATVKVGQTTQISGVNWNDFSNPVTYSVVAGNGTEQNYTVSVSVTNPITDAGQKICYDGTLNSIACGGTVHPNQDADFQNGPQASFVKTVFPEYPSQPVIHDKIAGLAWKHCPEGTNPVDCSGTNSQYSYASAVAACDALNAGNGYAGYKSWRIPSIQELYSISTYENPTPSPYLDVTFFPNSSQTFWSGTAVATPGSSRWTFNFAQGTSSNLSETGSLPVRCVVSGAFPAKQFVDMGDGTILEKTSNLRWAQCSYGQSGTNCSSGTLTNIARQAGLQFCANIATSDGKPWRLPNVHELRSIVEYGFTVGNGVLDTAYFKNNPVNVTYLTSSANPDPSNKNLFLLDFVYGPISLSSFLATTAAIRCVKDGP from the coding sequence ATGCGCTCCCTAATTCGCAGTTTCTGGATTTCTTCCGCATTGATTTTGATTTCATGTGCGCAAGCCGACAAGATCAGTTTTGATTCTTCTTCGAACGCCGGACTTTTACTGCAAAGCGGTTTGGGAATCATCCGTAATCTCGGATCGGGAACCGCATTTTCTTCGTTTTCCTTTTCGGCTCAGGAGAATTTTCTTTCCCAAGATTATCCCACCGTCATCAACGGAACGAATATTACCGCAACGGTTCCGTACGGAGTCGTCGCCCGACTTAGACCGACGTTTTCTGTGTCCGCCGACGCGACCGTTAAGGTCGGACAAACGACTCAGATCAGCGGAGTCAATTGGAATGATTTTTCAAATCCGGTGACGTATTCCGTCGTTGCCGGCAACGGAACCGAACAAAATTATACGGTTTCCGTTTCCGTTACGAACCCGATCACGGACGCGGGGCAAAAGATTTGTTACGACGGAACTTTGAATTCGATTGCTTGCGGCGGTACCGTTCATCCGAATCAAGATGCGGATTTTCAAAACGGACCGCAGGCTTCGTTCGTTAAAACCGTCTTTCCCGAATACCCGTCTCAGCCCGTGATTCACGATAAGATCGCAGGACTCGCTTGGAAACATTGTCCCGAAGGAACGAATCCGGTCGATTGCAGCGGAACGAATTCTCAATATTCCTATGCAAGTGCGGTTGCCGCCTGCGACGCGTTAAACGCAGGTAACGGTTACGCGGGTTATAAGTCCTGGAGAATTCCGTCTATTCAAGAATTGTATTCGATTTCCACATACGAGAATCCGACTCCGAGCCCGTATCTCGACGTTACATTCTTTCCGAATTCTTCCCAAACGTTTTGGTCCGGGACCGCGGTTGCGACTCCGGGTTCGAGTCGATGGACGTTTAATTTTGCGCAGGGAACTTCGAGCAATCTTTCCGAAACCGGATCGCTTCCAGTGCGTTGTGTCGTAAGCGGTGCGTTTCCCGCAAAACAATTCGTGGACATGGGAGACGGAACGATTCTGGAAAAAACCTCCAATCTCCGTTGGGCTCAGTGTTCGTACGGACAATCGGGAACGAATTGTTCGAGCGGAACGTTAACCAACATTGCGCGTCAGGCGGGATTGCAATTCTGTGCGAACATCGCCACAAGCGACGGAAAACCTTGGAGACTTCCGAACGTTCACGAGCTTCGTTCGATCGTCGAATACGGATTTACCGTAGGAAACGGAGTTCTTGACACCGCGTATTTTAAGAATAATCCCGTGAACGTGACCTATCTCACGAGCAGCGCTAATCCGGACCCTTCCAATAAGAATTTGTTTCTTCTGGATTTCGTTTACGGTCCGATTTCTTTGAGTTCCTTTTTGGCTACTACCGCGGCGATCCGCTGCGTCAAAGACGGACCATAA
- a CDS encoding DMT family transporter — protein sequence MEAPEPRWKPFLGAALVLAGAVFFSAKAIFVKLVYRYEIDSITALALRMLFAIPFFAWIAYRSGNSNSSTALSKKDIAFIFALAFLGYYLASLFDFMGLEYISAGLERLTLFVYPTIVLVISSLLYKRKIKTVEVFAILLTYSGIAIAFIGDIQTEGPQASKGVLLVFASAVAYSLYLVGSESLIPKLGSVRFTSYLMLLSGLIVVIHFFIVKNPAALLQPVPVYLYGLALGVLTTVIPAYFTTEGIRMIGSGRAAIVGSVGPMSTILLAWIFLGEPITSSGMAGTILVLAGVLSIGKKKSETTQKESAPAPNGTAAANGAASNRKSQSEEDSRDANNAEITMN from the coding sequence ATGGAAGCCCCGGAACCCAGATGGAAACCTTTTTTAGGAGCGGCGCTCGTACTCGCGGGAGCGGTTTTCTTTTCCGCAAAAGCGATCTTCGTCAAACTCGTATATCGATACGAAATCGATTCGATCACCGCGCTCGCTCTTAGAATGTTGTTTGCGATCCCGTTCTTCGCTTGGATCGCGTATCGCTCGGGAAATTCGAATTCCTCGACCGCTCTTTCCAAAAAGGATATCGCATTCATCTTTGCGCTCGCGTTCTTGGGATATTATCTCGCGAGTTTATTCGACTTTATGGGTTTGGAATATATTTCCGCGGGATTGGAAAGACTTACCTTATTCGTTTATCCCACGATCGTTCTCGTGATCAGTTCCTTGCTCTACAAAAGAAAGATCAAGACCGTGGAAGTGTTCGCGATTCTTCTTACCTATTCTGGAATCGCGATCGCATTTATCGGAGATATTCAAACGGAAGGCCCGCAAGCGAGCAAGGGAGTTCTGCTCGTATTCGCATCCGCCGTCGCCTATTCTTTGTATCTCGTAGGAAGCGAATCCTTGATTCCTAAATTAGGTTCGGTCCGTTTTACTTCGTATCTTATGCTTTTGTCCGGTTTGATCGTGGTGATTCATTTCTTTATCGTAAAGAATCCGGCGGCGCTCCTACAACCCGTACCCGTTTACTTATACGGACTGGCGCTAGGAGTTTTGACGACCGTAATCCCCGCCTACTTTACGACGGAAGGAATTCGGATGATCGGTTCGGGAAGAGCCGCGATCGTCGGCTCTGTCGGCCCGATGTCTACGATCCTGCTCGCATGGATTTTTTTAGGAGAACCCATCACTTCCTCCGGAATGGCCGGAACGATTTTGGTGTTGGCGGGAGTTCTTTCCATCGGAAAGAAAAAATCGGAAACGACTCAAAAAGAATCAGCGCCCGCTCCAAACGGAACTGCTGCGGCAAACGGAGCCGCATCGAACCGAAAAAGTCAAAGCGAAGAAGATTCCCGAGACGCGAACAATGCCGAAATCACGATGAACTAA
- a CDS encoding DUF736 domain-containing protein has translation MAEYALKEKKGSLFSNATKEKETQPDYTGKVLLEGKTYRLAGWIRKSATGKNYLSLSLSEHNLEKKSETNSPVGETDGNDFTDIEEDFPF, from the coding sequence ATGGCGGAATACGCACTCAAAGAAAAAAAAGGAAGTCTCTTTAGTAATGCAACCAAGGAAAAGGAAACACAACCGGATTACACGGGCAAGGTGCTCCTCGAAGGGAAAACCTATCGCCTGGCGGGTTGGATTCGAAAATCGGCCACGGGAAAGAATTATCTTTCTTTAAGTCTTTCCGAACACAACCTTGAAAAAAAATCCGAAACAAATTCTCCCGTCGGCGAAACGGACGGGAACGATTTTACGGATATAGAAGAAGATTTTCCGTTTTGA
- a CDS encoding TPM domain-containing protein — translation MIRLKFGILFFIGLFAFSAGWTLKTGNFSVFLLREEWKAEDPVVPPLRTQITDTTSTLTDKQKAILTSTLVAFEKRKGSQIAVLVVGSTLDWTVEEYAVKTFEAWKLGRKGIDDGILIVVAIGDHKTKIEVGYGLEGAVPDVIAKRIIEDYMIPRFRDGNYYEGISDAIDALIAKIDGEELPAASGKVAGSDSTSSGDGDFEPELPNKLVTAFIILVILGKLFGLMFGNGFSGGFGAVIFVILGLFWSITLWLLIPGALLLWFFVLANGGGIGGGGSSWGSSGGGSSWSGGGGSSGGGGASGSW, via the coding sequence ATGATCCGGTTGAAATTCGGAATCCTTTTCTTTATCGGACTTTTCGCGTTTAGCGCGGGTTGGACTTTAAAAACGGGAAACTTTTCCGTTTTTCTCTTAAGGGAAGAATGGAAAGCGGAGGATCCCGTCGTTCCCCCGCTGCGTACGCAGATCACGGACACGACGTCGACGCTCACCGACAAACAAAAGGCGATTCTAACCTCCACGTTAGTCGCCTTTGAAAAAAGAAAAGGAAGTCAGATCGCGGTTCTTGTCGTCGGCTCCACTCTCGATTGGACCGTGGAGGAATACGCCGTCAAAACCTTCGAAGCTTGGAAACTCGGACGCAAAGGAATCGACGACGGAATTCTGATCGTGGTCGCGATCGGAGACCATAAAACGAAGATCGAAGTCGGATACGGATTAGAAGGCGCGGTTCCCGACGTAATCGCAAAACGAATCATAGAAGATTATATGATCCCCCGGTTTCGCGACGGAAATTACTACGAAGGAATTTCGGACGCGATCGACGCGCTCATCGCAAAGATCGACGGCGAAGAACTCCCCGCCGCGAGCGGTAAAGTCGCGGGTTCCGATTCGACCTCTTCCGGCGACGGGGATTTCGAACCGGAACTTCCGAATAAACTCGTAACAGCATTCATCATTCTTGTCATTCTCGGAAAATTGTTCGGGCTGATGTTCGGTAACGGATTTTCCGGAGGATTCGGAGCCGTCATCTTCGTGATCCTCGGTTTGTTTTGGTCCATCACTCTTTGGTTGTTGATTCCGGGTGCGCTCTTACTCTGGTTTTTCGTTCTCGCAAACGGAGGCGGAATTGGAGGAGGCGGTTCGTCCTGGGGTTCTTCGGGAGGAGGAAGCTCTTGGAGCGGCGGAGGCG
- a CDS encoding SpoIIE family protein phosphatase yields MRIKSDSLELERYREFFLSSAEGIWCFDLDQPLDTKQNETNQLTHLLTHARLTICNDSMARMYGYSAPSEVIGRTLSQLVLSDSPEELEPYYAFIRAQYNMKDFESKESDRFGNRKYFLNSVVGVVKGGKLVQIWGSQRDITPLKRSEDQLKYSLFLQSNLTEISKSFITLPPMELDVAIRNSIEKAGRICDADRAYIIEYSNTHKYLSNTYEWCREGIPSQLPYFQNIPVQNLPADRFEQIRKDGYIAFNSVEEIERENSFLSELILPRGIRSLLIIRLTYEGKEIGFFGIDMVREDRTWTEEEISILGLIGDLIVLAFDRKEKEGTLNAFYDRMHYDLELGRLTQRSLVDRTFPDSKYFRMETYFRPFEKVGGDVISTIENEDGSIDILFADVSGHGISSAMVSGMVVISFKNSSRIGLSPAEGLIRIVEDLKPLVVDHHISAVRVKYIPESKRLVYSYAGHPPILLFRDGKRIELDGMNLPLLAFEGAQYYDQSIDLLHGDRVVFFSDGMYEIFDAQGELLDLPGLISILEEYLATESIEDYIELIVSDLFAYSGGNFGDDIALMILDIY; encoded by the coding sequence ATGCGGATAAAATCGGATTCTTTAGAACTGGAGCGATATCGGGAATTCTTCCTGAGCAGCGCCGAAGGAATCTGGTGTTTTGATCTCGATCAGCCTCTCGATACGAAACAAAATGAAACGAATCAGCTAACGCATCTCCTAACGCACGCTAGACTGACGATCTGCAACGATTCCATGGCGAGAATGTACGGATATTCCGCACCTTCCGAAGTGATCGGCCGGACCCTTTCGCAGCTCGTTCTGTCCGATTCTCCCGAGGAGCTGGAGCCGTATTACGCGTTTATCCGCGCGCAATACAATATGAAGGATTTTGAATCCAAGGAATCCGATCGGTTCGGAAACCGGAAATACTTTCTAAACAGCGTCGTCGGCGTCGTGAAGGGGGGAAAACTCGTTCAGATTTGGGGATCGCAAAGAGACATCACCCCTTTGAAACGATCCGAGGATCAACTCAAGTATTCCCTTTTTTTACAGAGCAATCTCACCGAAATCTCCAAAAGTTTCATCACGCTTCCTCCGATGGAGTTGGACGTCGCGATCCGCAACTCGATCGAAAAGGCAGGGAGAATCTGCGACGCGGACCGAGCCTATATTATAGAATACTCAAATACTCATAAATATCTTTCCAACACGTACGAATGGTGCCGCGAAGGAATCCCTTCTCAGCTTCCGTACTTCCAGAATATTCCCGTACAAAATCTTCCCGCCGATCGTTTCGAACAGATACGAAAGGACGGATACATCGCGTTCAATTCCGTCGAAGAAATCGAACGGGAGAATTCTTTCCTGAGCGAGTTGATTCTTCCGAGAGGAATCCGATCGCTGCTCATCATCCGCTTGACATACGAAGGAAAGGAAATCGGTTTTTTCGGAATCGATATGGTGCGGGAGGATCGGACTTGGACCGAAGAGGAGATATCCATTCTCGGTTTGATCGGCGACTTGATCGTCCTTGCTTTCGATCGCAAAGAAAAAGAAGGAACCTTAAACGCATTTTACGATCGGATGCACTACGATCTCGAACTCGGAAGACTTACGCAACGATCCCTTGTCGATCGAACCTTTCCCGATTCGAAATACTTCCGCATGGAAACATACTTCCGTCCGTTTGAAAAAGTAGGCGGGGACGTGATCAGCACGATCGAAAACGAGGACGGAAGCATCGACATTTTGTTTGCGGACGTTTCGGGTCACGGGATTTCATCCGCGATGGTTTCGGGAATGGTCGTGATTTCGTTTAAGAATTCTTCCCGAATCGGATTGTCTCCCGCCGAGGGACTCATTCGAATCGTAGAAGATCTCAAACCTCTCGTAGTCGATCATCATATCTCCGCTGTGCGCGTGAAGTATATTCCCGAATCGAAACGTTTGGTTTATTCGTATGCGGGACATCCTCCGATTCTTTTGTTTCGAGACGGAAAACGGATCGAACTCGACGGGATGAATCTTCCTCTTCTTGCGTTTGAAGGGGCGCAGTATTACGATCAATCCATCGATCTTTTACACGGGGATCGGGTCGTATTCTTTTCGGACGGGATGTACGAGATCTTTGACGCCCAGGGAGAACTTTTGGATCTTCCCGGTTTGATCTCGATCCTTGAAGAATATCTCGCGACGGAATCCATCGAAGATTATATCGAATTGATCGTATCGGATCTATTCGCCTATTCGGGCGGAAACTTTGGAGATGATATCGCCTTAATGATTTTGGATATTTATTAA
- a CDS encoding lysophospholipid acyltransferase family protein, which produces MAENSNLNGKQSFKRKFLIWLIPFLVVNLQRLIGLTSRRVNIGDEGLVKLRKEKKPYILSIWHTNVLYSPYLNKNAGAAVLISESKDGDFINEVVHRFGNYSIRGSSSKGGSKALKALFVHLKKNLPAAITPDGPRGPAFVVQPGLIACAQVSQIPIVPMHYECTRQWIAEKAWDKHRIPKPFTTFVVSYGEPIFIPKKLDEKGFEEARLNVEKAMMENRQRAIDKAEELRNQ; this is translated from the coding sequence ATGGCAGAAAATTCTAACTTGAACGGAAAACAATCGTTCAAAAGAAAGTTTTTAATTTGGTTGATTCCGTTCTTAGTCGTCAATCTGCAGAGACTCATCGGTCTTACGTCCCGCCGAGTCAATATCGGAGACGAAGGTCTCGTTAAACTCCGAAAGGAAAAAAAGCCTTACATTCTTTCCATCTGGCATACGAACGTTCTTTATTCTCCCTATCTCAATAAGAACGCGGGTGCGGCCGTTTTGATTTCCGAATCCAAGGACGGGGATTTTATCAACGAAGTCGTGCATCGTTTCGGCAATTACAGCATTCGGGGAAGTTCTTCCAAGGGCGGTTCCAAAGCTCTCAAAGCCTTATTCGTTCATCTCAAAAAAAATCTTCCCGCTGCGATCACACCCGACGGTCCGAGAGGTCCGGCCTTTGTGGTGCAGCCCGGTCTGATCGCCTGCGCTCAGGTTTCCCAAATCCCGATCGTTCCGATGCACTATGAATGTACGCGTCAGTGGATCGCGGAAAAAGCTTGGGACAAACATAGAATTCCGAAACCCTTCACGACCTTCGTAGTTTCCTACGGCGAACCGATTTTCATTCCGAAAAAACTCGACGAAAAAGGGTTCGAGGAAGCTCGCTTAAACGTGGAAAAAGCGATGATGGAAAACCGTCAACGGGCGATCGACAAAGCGGAAGAATTGAGAAATCAATAA
- a CDS encoding Lcl C-terminal domain-containing protein, translated as MNRFMVLIRLIAGIFLFTFCSEAERISIDASSSAGLLFQGGVEVFRIQNGFGPDSKEITSFRFNAAENSFATDFVGEISGTQITVSVPFGAIRRLKATFVNTGAAVQINGVSQTSAQTENDFSSSLVYRVTAKSGSFADYSVNVIPTFRLTDAGQTNCLTTCAAAPGQDAEYSKGVPSSFQSNVVLNGYSPQPVTFDRQTGLTWQYCPGGGTGGTSCTTTYYYIQPAAVAYCNDLNSMNSGAGYAGLQGWRLPSIEELMTLSTNAAPTSGAYIDLSHFPNGTGGFWSSSTNQTNVAQVWGFNFISGVNFSHDKVAGSNRVRCVSGAAIPSPSFTDLNDGSVRDNRTGLVWQKCSIGQVWTSGSTQCTTGIVSSQNFAAALNACETSTVAGRSWRLPNVNELRSLLDFSSSTSDAKIDLSFFPNTLASSIYGTSNSIPGGGQVQRVRFGDAMIDLASSATNNYTRCVSD; from the coding sequence ATGAATCGATTTATGGTTTTGATCCGGCTCATCGCCGGAATCTTTCTTTTTACTTTTTGTTCTGAAGCGGAACGGATCAGCATCGACGCCTCTTCCAGCGCAGGATTATTGTTTCAGGGCGGGGTAGAAGTTTTTCGAATTCAAAACGGCTTCGGACCCGATTCCAAAGAAATCACTTCGTTTCGATTCAACGCGGCAGAAAACTCGTTTGCCACCGACTTTGTCGGAGAAATTTCAGGAACGCAGATCACGGTTTCCGTTCCGTTCGGCGCCATTCGTCGTTTGAAGGCGACCTTTGTAAACACGGGCGCGGCGGTTCAGATCAACGGAGTTTCGCAGACGAGCGCACAAACCGAAAACGATTTCAGTTCTTCTCTTGTATATCGTGTTACCGCAAAGAGCGGTAGTTTTGCCGATTATTCCGTGAACGTAATTCCGACATTTCGTCTAACGGACGCGGGACAAACGAATTGTTTAACCACTTGCGCGGCCGCTCCCGGTCAAGATGCGGAGTATTCCAAGGGTGTTCCTTCTTCGTTTCAGTCCAATGTCGTCTTAAACGGGTATTCTCCCCAACCCGTTACGTTCGATCGTCAGACCGGACTAACTTGGCAATATTGTCCGGGCGGAGGAACGGGCGGCACTTCTTGTACGACGACTTATTATTATATACAACCTGCCGCGGTCGCTTATTGTAACGATTTGAATTCTATGAATTCCGGAGCGGGATATGCGGGACTGCAAGGTTGGAGATTGCCGAGCATCGAAGAATTGATGACCTTAAGCACGAATGCCGCACCGACGAGCGGCGCTTATATCGACCTTTCCCACTTTCCGAATGGAACGGGAGGATTCTGGTCCTCTTCTACGAACCAAACGAACGTCGCGCAAGTTTGGGGATTCAATTTCATAAGCGGAGTCAACTTTTCACATGATAAAGTCGCAGGAAGCAATCGTGTCCGCTGCGTTTCCGGAGCTGCGATTCCTTCTCCATCGTTTACGGATTTGAACGACGGATCGGTTCGTGACAATCGGACTGGTCTTGTTTGGCAAAAATGTTCCATCGGACAAGTTTGGACATCGGGTTCCACACAGTGTACGACTGGAATCGTCTCAAGCCAAAACTTTGCCGCGGCTTTGAACGCTTGCGAAACCTCAACGGTAGCGGGGCGTTCTTGGAGACTCCCGAACGTCAACGAATTACGAAGTTTACTGGACTTTTCCTCGTCGACTTCGGATGCAAAGATCGATCTTAGCTTTTTTCCGAACACTCTCGCATCGTCGATTTACGGTACGAGCAATTCGATTCCGGGAGGAGGGCAGGTTCAACGGGTTCGTTTTGGCGATGCGATGATCGATTTGGCTTCTTCCGCTACGAACAATTATACCCGTTGTGTTTCCGATTGA
- a CDS encoding LemA family protein yields the protein MKTKIPTKLFLAITFTLAVLGSTNCGYNAIQEEDEAVTASWAEVLNQYQRRADLIPNLVNTVKGYAAQEEKVLTEVTRARAGVGSIQADEKTLNNPELFKKYAQAQAQMTSALSRLLVVAENYPQLKSNENFRDLQAQLEGTENRITVARNRYIQAVQKYNSTIRKFPSNLTAKLFGFDVKPSFTVENEKEISKPPEVKF from the coding sequence TTGAAAACGAAAATTCCAACCAAGTTGTTTTTGGCGATTACTTTCACACTCGCGGTCTTGGGTTCCACCAACTGCGGATATAACGCGATCCAGGAAGAAGACGAGGCCGTCACTGCGTCTTGGGCCGAGGTTTTGAACCAATATCAAAGAAGAGCCGATTTGATTCCGAACTTGGTCAACACCGTGAAAGGATACGCGGCTCAGGAAGAAAAAGTGTTAACCGAAGTGACCCGAGCCAGAGCCGGAGTCGGTTCGATTCAAGCGGACGAAAAGACTCTGAACAATCCGGAACTTTTCAAAAAATATGCACAGGCGCAGGCACAGATGACATCCGCTCTTTCCCGTTTGCTCGTTGTTGCGGAAAATTATCCTCAGTTGAAATCCAACGAAAACTTTCGGGACTTGCAGGCACAGCTCGAAGGAACGGAAAATAGAATCACCGTGGCGCGCAACCGATACATCCAAGCGGTGCAAAAATACAATAGTACCATCCGAAAATTTCCGAGCAATCTCACCGCAAAACTTTTCGGATTCGACGTAAAACCTTCGTTTACGGTCGAAAACGAAAAGGAAATCTCCAAACCGCCCGAAGTTAAATTTTAA
- a CDS encoding bile acid:sodium symporter family protein, with the protein MESNLLTDVFLPIALGIIMLGMGMTLTIADFKRIFVLPKAVITGLTLQLLLLPITGWIIASVAGLPGELAVGLMLLALCPGGATSNLITHLAKGDVALSITLTAITSCVTVLSIPFLLNVSMHHFLGAGQMIELDIPRTILQIFLITVLPVTLGMILNAKKPELSRKFEKTVKILSGVFLVLIIAGAIIRERNNIIPYFIQVGPASLALNLITMVLGFIGATIMRVTQSQRTSITIEVGIQNGTLGIAIASSILKNPAMAVPSAIYSLIMFATGALFSLWMHRIPDSK; encoded by the coding sequence ATGGAATCCAATTTGCTGACAGACGTATTTCTCCCGATCGCGTTAGGCATTATCATGCTCGGAATGGGGATGACTCTTACGATCGCCGACTTCAAAAGAATTTTCGTTCTTCCCAAGGCCGTGATAACCGGTCTTACGTTGCAGCTTCTGCTTTTGCCGATCACCGGCTGGATCATCGCCAGCGTTGCCGGTCTTCCCGGAGAACTCGCCGTGGGACTGATGCTTCTCGCGCTTTGTCCGGGCGGCGCGACTTCGAATTTAATCACACACTTGGCGAAAGGAGACGTGGCGCTTTCGATCACGTTAACCGCAATCACAAGCTGCGTCACCGTTCTTTCCATCCCGTTTCTTCTGAACGTTTCTATGCATCATTTTTTAGGCGCGGGTCAAATGATCGAACTGGATATTCCGAGAACCATTCTCCAGATCTTTTTGATCACCGTTTTACCGGTAACGCTCGGTATGATTCTCAACGCGAAAAAACCGGAGTTGTCTCGGAAGTTCGAAAAGACGGTCAAGATTCTTTCCGGAGTTTTTCTCGTTTTGATCATCGCAGGAGCGATCATCCGCGAACGCAACAACATCATTCCCTATTTCATCCAAGTCGGTCCCGCTTCCCTCGCGTTGAACCTGATTACGATGGTATTGGGATTTATCGGCGCGACGATCATGAGAGTCACTCAATCGCAGAGAACTTCCATCACGATCGAAGTGGGGATTCAAAACGGAACCCTCGGAATCGCGATCGCGAGTTCGATCCTGAAAAATCCGGCGATGGCCGTGCCTTCGGCGATTTACAGTTTGATCATGTTTGCGACCGGAGCGCTCTTTTCGCTTTGGATGCACAGAATTCCCGATTCCAAATAA